The DNA window TCTGGTCAGCGCCCGCCGGATGAACGCCGAGAGTGGTTTGATGAGGGGGGCATTCTTGAAAAACTTAGTCCTGCGGGCCGTCAAATGAACATGTAAGGATCGCGCCATATGCCGCAACCTGAAAAATCAATACCAGCATGGCCAAAAGGCCTGATTGCCCTCGGCGGGAATATGGGATCCGGAGCCGGCGCGCCTGAAGCGACCCTGGCGGCGGGGCTTGCCGCGCTCGAGGCCGAATCGGTCCGAATCGTGAAAATCAGCAGATTTTATCATACGCCGAGCATGCCGGAAGGGTCGGGACCCGAATTTGTGAACGCGGTGGTCGAGATCGCGACCGATCTTTCCGCCACGGCCTTGCTGGCTCGCCTGCACGGGATCGAGGCGCGATTCGGCCGCGAACGCCGTATCCGCTGGGCGCCGCGCACGCTCGATCTCGATCTGCTCGATCTGGATGGCGCGGTGCTGCCCGATGCCGCCGTGCAGGCGCGCTGGATGGGGCTGGCGCCGGAGGCGCAGGCCCGCGAGGTCCCCGACCGCACGATCCTGCCGCATCCGCGGATACAGGATCGCGCCTTCGTGCTGGTCCCCCTGGCCGAGATCGCGCCGGACTGGCGCCATCCGGTGTCGGGACAGACCGCGCAGGAGATGCTGGCGGCCCTGCCTGCGGCCGAAATCGCGGGCATTTCGCCGTTTTCGGGGCCATGGTCAGGTGTATCCGCTCTTGTCAAGACCTATCCAAGCCAATAGATAGGGGGTTCAACTTTCCAATGGAGCGGAGAGACCCATGGCCCGCGTGACGGTCGAAGATTGTGTCGACAAGGTACCGAACCGGTTCGAGCTGGTGATGCTTGCCGCCCATCGCGCCCGTGAGGTGGCTTCGGGTGCCAGCCTTACCGTGGATCGCGACAACGACAAGAACCCGGTCGTCGCCCTGCGCGAGATCGCCGAGGAGAGCCAGTCG is part of the Rhodovulum sp. MB263 genome and encodes:
- the folK gene encoding 2-amino-4-hydroxy-6-hydroxymethyldihydropteridine diphosphokinase; the encoded protein is MPQPEKSIPAWPKGLIALGGNMGSGAGAPEATLAAGLAALEAESVRIVKISRFYHTPSMPEGSGPEFVNAVVEIATDLSATALLARLHGIEARFGRERRIRWAPRTLDLDLLDLDGAVLPDAAVQARWMGLAPEAQAREVPDRTILPHPRIQDRAFVLVPLAEIAPDWRHPVSGQTAQEMLAALPAAEIAGISPFSGPWSGVSALVKTYPSQ